A genomic region of Micromonospora sp. NBC_01796 contains the following coding sequences:
- a CDS encoding DUF4193 domain-containing protein has product MATDYDAPRRDEVDLGEDSLEELKARRVDSQSGAVDVDEAEVAESFELPGADLADEELTVKVLPMQSDEFRCARCFLVHHRSQLAVERNGELICRECA; this is encoded by the coding sequence ATGGCCACCGACTACGACGCCCCGCGTCGCGACGAGGTCGACCTCGGCGAGGACAGCCTGGAAGAGCTGAAGGCCCGGCGCGTCGACTCACAGTCGGGCGCCGTGGACGTCGACGAGGCCGAAGTCGCCGAGAGCTTCGAGCTTCCGGGAGCCGACCTGGCCGACGAAGAGCTCACGGTGAAGGTGCTGCCGATGCAGTCGGACGAGTTCCGCTGCGCCCGCTGTTTCCTCGTACACCACCGCAGTCAACTCGCGGTGGAGCGCAACGGCGAGCTGATCTGCCGCGAGTGCGCCTGA
- a CDS encoding OB-fold nucleic acid binding domain-containing protein, giving the protein MATDEGRGSLRNLLQRLTASEAEIEAQELRRESAQCGGTPAGLCRRGELVSISGRLRTVVYTPRTNLPTLEADLYDGTDVVTLVWLGRRHIIGIEPGRQLTVRGRVAIRDDRKVIYNPYYELELPR; this is encoded by the coding sequence ATGGCGACCGACGAGGGTCGGGGGTCGCTGCGCAACCTCCTGCAGCGGCTGACCGCGAGCGAGGCCGAGATCGAGGCGCAGGAACTGCGTCGCGAGAGCGCGCAGTGTGGTGGCACGCCGGCCGGGCTGTGCCGGCGGGGCGAGCTGGTGTCGATCTCCGGTCGGCTCCGCACCGTGGTCTACACGCCCCGGACGAACCTGCCCACGCTGGAGGCCGACCTCTACGACGGCACCGACGTGGTGACACTGGTCTGGCTGGGGCGCAGGCACATCATCGGGATCGAGCCGGGACGGCAATTGACCGTTCGCGGTCGCGTGGCGATTCGCGATGACCGTAAAGTCATCTACAACCCGTACTACGAGTTGGAACTGCCCCGTTGA
- a CDS encoding DUF3159 domain-containing protein — MTTGPQPAARVDTDPADEAPLPSMAEQVAEQLGGWRGMVESSVPVLVFVLVNVLAELRPALIASLAVAIAIAVLRLAQKRPIRHAVNGLFGIAVGAFIAFRSGDSKDFYLPGILYGIAYGLALLASAAIRQPLVGWIWSVLVAKGKSEWRQDARLVRTFTWLTVLWGVVWLAKVGVQAALYLADQDTALGIARLALGYPPYLLLLAITVWTVRRVTRDAPRAGSATAVSPS; from the coding sequence ATGACGACTGGACCACAGCCGGCCGCCAGGGTCGACACCGACCCGGCGGACGAGGCACCGCTGCCGAGCATGGCCGAGCAGGTCGCCGAGCAGCTCGGCGGCTGGCGGGGGATGGTCGAGTCGAGCGTCCCGGTGCTCGTCTTCGTACTGGTCAACGTGCTCGCCGAGCTGCGCCCGGCGCTGATCGCCTCGCTGGCCGTGGCGATCGCGATCGCGGTGCTCCGGCTGGCACAGAAGCGGCCGATCCGGCACGCGGTCAACGGCCTGTTCGGCATCGCCGTCGGGGCGTTCATCGCCTTCCGCAGCGGCGACTCGAAGGACTTCTACCTGCCCGGCATCCTCTACGGCATCGCGTACGGGCTGGCGCTGCTCGCCTCGGCCGCGATCCGGCAGCCGCTGGTCGGCTGGATCTGGTCGGTGCTGGTGGCCAAGGGGAAGTCCGAGTGGCGCCAGGACGCCCGGCTGGTGCGTACCTTCACCTGGCTCACCGTGCTCTGGGGTGTGGTCTGGTTGGCGAAGGTCGGCGTCCAGGCGGCGCTCTACCTCGCCGACCAGGACACCGCGCTGGGCATCGCCCGGCTGGCCCTGGGTTACCCGCCGTACCTGCTGTTGCTGGCGATCACGGTCTGGACGGTGCGCCGGGTGACCCGGGACGCTCCGCGGGCCGGGTCGGCCACCGCGGTCAGCCCGAGCTGA
- a CDS encoding inositol monophosphatase family protein, which translates to MGSSRPTAEELLELALEVARRAADTARRMRAEGVSAVATKSTATDVVTAADRAVERQVVAALREARPADAVLGEEYGTTAGPAPSGPGAVRWILDPIDGTVNYLYGLPQYAVSLAAEVDGEVVAGVVRNAATGDEWTATLGGGAWRDGRKLTGSTETDLGQALVATGFGYDPARRAHQAGVLAGLITGVRDVRRFGAAALDLCLAAEGSVDAYYEKGLNHWDHAAGGLIAAEAGLRVAGLAGAAPGPDLVIAAPPALFDPLHERLARLDAAGGP; encoded by the coding sequence ATGGGTAGCAGCCGGCCCACCGCCGAGGAACTGCTGGAGCTGGCGCTGGAGGTGGCCCGACGGGCCGCCGACACCGCCCGCCGGATGCGCGCCGAGGGGGTCTCCGCGGTGGCCACCAAGAGCACCGCGACCGACGTGGTCACGGCCGCCGACCGGGCGGTGGAGCGGCAGGTCGTCGCCGCCCTGCGGGAGGCGCGTCCGGCCGACGCGGTGCTCGGCGAGGAGTACGGCACCACCGCCGGCCCCGCCCCGTCCGGTCCGGGCGCCGTCCGGTGGATCCTGGACCCGATCGACGGCACCGTGAACTACCTGTACGGGCTGCCCCAGTACGCCGTCTCGCTCGCCGCCGAGGTCGACGGCGAGGTGGTGGCGGGGGTGGTGCGCAACGCCGCGACCGGGGACGAATGGACCGCCACCCTGGGCGGCGGGGCCTGGCGGGACGGCCGGAAGCTCACCGGCTCGACCGAGACCGATCTCGGCCAGGCGCTGGTCGCCACCGGCTTCGGCTACGACCCGGCCCGCCGCGCGCACCAGGCCGGGGTGCTGGCCGGACTGATCACCGGGGTACGCGACGTCCGCCGGTTCGGTGCGGCGGCACTCGACCTCTGCCTGGCCGCCGAGGGCAGCGTCGACGCGTACTACGAGAAGGGCCTCAACCACTGGGACCACGCGGCCGGTGGACTGATCGCGGCCGAGGCGGGGCTGCGGGTCGCCGGGCTGGCCGGTGCCGCACCCGGACCGGATCTGGTCATCGCCGCACCGCCGGCCCTGTTCGACCCGCTGCACGAGCGGCTGGCCCGGCTCGACGCCGCCGGGGGACCGTGA
- the dut gene encoding dUTP diphosphatase translates to MTQAVPVPVRQLDPDLPLPVYAHPGDAGADLLAARDVELAPGARALVPTGIAIALPEGFVGLVHPRSGLAARLGITVLNAPGTVDAGYRGEILVNLINHDRENPAKISRGDRIAQLVVQRVEHARFHPVDELPATQRGENGHGSTGGHAGLVPPRDASEQQAERSAR, encoded by the coding sequence GTGACCCAGGCCGTGCCCGTACCCGTCCGACAGCTGGACCCGGACCTACCGCTACCGGTGTACGCCCATCCCGGTGACGCGGGCGCCGATCTGCTGGCCGCCCGGGACGTCGAGCTGGCGCCGGGTGCGCGGGCGCTGGTACCCACCGGGATCGCGATCGCCCTGCCGGAGGGCTTCGTCGGGCTGGTCCATCCGCGTTCGGGACTGGCCGCCAGGCTGGGTATCACGGTGCTCAACGCGCCCGGTACGGTCGACGCCGGCTACCGCGGCGAGATCTTGGTCAACCTGATCAACCATGACCGGGAGAACCCGGCCAAGATCTCTCGTGGCGACCGGATCGCGCAACTCGTGGTGCAGCGGGTGGAACACGCCCGCTTCCACCCCGTCGACGAGCTTCCCGCCACCCAGCGGGGCGAGAATGGACACGGTTCGACGGGCGGGCACGCGGGTCTGGTCCCGCCGCGCGACGCAAGCGAGCAGCAGGCAGAAAGGTCGGCACGGTGA
- a CDS encoding LytR C-terminal domain-containing protein — protein MRAFVVVGVLAVLALVFVGAALIRDTQSGAAAEDACPAGFKRANIALREAKDVKIAVYNATDTPALASNVATDFKNRKFQVVKQGNDSEPVDGVAVLRYGPKGIASAHLLKAYFLDEAEPEYDPNREDDTVDVVIGNSYTQLATTTEVNQALSGLGSPKLEPGTCPAKEETN, from the coding sequence GTGCGCGCGTTTGTCGTCGTCGGGGTGCTGGCGGTGCTCGCCCTGGTCTTCGTCGGTGCCGCCCTGATCCGCGACACGCAGAGCGGTGCCGCCGCCGAAGACGCCTGCCCGGCCGGGTTCAAGCGGGCCAACATCGCGTTGCGAGAGGCCAAGGACGTCAAGATCGCTGTCTACAACGCGACCGACACGCCCGCGCTCGCCTCGAACGTCGCGACGGACTTCAAGAACCGGAAGTTCCAGGTCGTCAAGCAGGGCAACGATTCCGAGCCGGTCGACGGGGTCGCGGTTCTGCGGTACGGCCCCAAGGGGATCGCCTCCGCGCACCTGCTGAAGGCGTACTTCCTGGACGAGGCCGAGCCGGAGTACGACCCCAACCGCGAGGACGACACCGTGGACGTGGTGATCGGGAACAGCTACACCCAGCTCGCCACCACCACCGAGGTCAACCAGGCCCTGTCCGGGCTCGGCTCGCCGAAGCTGGAGCCGGGCACCTGCCCGGCGAAGGAAGAGACGAACTGA
- a CDS encoding DUF3093 domain-containing protein, with translation MAPTRLTSAAAPAVPSIDGYRERLRLPWWGWLAGAAAGALLAMEVWMGSDGMRAWLPFVVLLPLTALGLWWVGRITVGVRDGELLVDDARLPVRYVSDAIALDAEGRREVLGVGADPLAFVVQRPWVAGAVQVVLDDPADPTPYWVVSSRHPVQLAEAILAARDLAGTTGRSGTAGDTATAAG, from the coding sequence GTGGCACCAACTCGTCTCACTTCCGCCGCCGCGCCGGCCGTGCCGAGCATCGACGGTTACCGCGAACGCCTCCGTCTGCCCTGGTGGGGTTGGCTTGCCGGGGCGGCAGCCGGTGCGCTGCTCGCGATGGAGGTCTGGATGGGCTCGGACGGCATGCGGGCCTGGTTGCCGTTTGTCGTGCTGCTCCCGTTGACCGCGCTCGGGCTCTGGTGGGTGGGTCGCATCACGGTCGGCGTACGCGACGGCGAACTGCTGGTCGACGACGCCCGGTTGCCCGTCCGGTACGTCAGCGACGCCATCGCCCTGGACGCGGAGGGGCGCCGCGAGGTCCTCGGCGTCGGCGCCGATCCGCTCGCCTTCGTGGTGCAGCGGCCCTGGGTGGCGGGCGCGGTGCAGGTCGTACTCGACGATCCGGCCGATCCGACCCCGTACTGGGTGGTCAGCTCCCGGCATCCGGTGCAGCTCGCCGAGGCGATCCTCGCCGCCCGCGACCTGGCCGGGACGACCGGTCGATCCGGCACCGCCGGCGACACCGCCACGGCGGCCGGTTAG